The Camelina sativa cultivar DH55 chromosome 18, Cs, whole genome shotgun sequence DNA window TAAACGCAGATTCAGTGTCAAGATTTGGCGAATCTTCACCGATTGCTTCAATTGTCTTCCTGTCGCTGCACTCATCGATGACCGGATTCTCTGTATGCACGGCGGGCTCTCCCCGGAGCTTCTTAGCTTGAGACAGATTAGGGATCTTCGTCGTCCCACGGACATTCCTGATCGCGGTTTACTTTGTGATCTGTTGTGGTCTGATCCTGACAAAGATGTCAGAGGTTGGGGGCCTAATGATCGCGGAGTCTCTTACACTTTTGGATCGGATACAGTTTCGGGGTTTCTGAAAAGACTCGACCTTGACCTAATTTGTAGAGCTCACCAGGTTTGTTTAGAGTTCCTTGTGCCCAAAGAAACACTCTCTCTATGTGTTTCCTTTTGACTCAAGTAAGGATTTTGTGACAGGTTGTTGAAGACGGATTCGAGTTCTTTGCGAATAAGCAGCTTGTGACGATATTCTCTGCGCCGAATTACTGTGGGGAGTTCGACAATGCAGGTGCGATGATGAGTGTGGATGATGATTTGACCTGCTCATTTCAGATCTTAAAACCTAATGACAAAAAATCAAAGTTCAGTTTTGGAAGCAGAGGTGGTGTTAAAACTAGCTTCCCTTATCCTAAAGTCAAGGTATACATTTATCACATTAATCAAAACATTGGATTAGTGTGTTGTCTTCGCCGAATTAAACCTAACTTAAGCGAAACGTAACACTATGGTATGGTGGGTGTTAACTTTATTCGGCCAAGTCAATATTAATTTAGAGGTTTTTTGGTTGCGTAACTtggagtttttatttttattttgtttaaaaatgttatatttctattaaaatatgtttaggATGATTTAAACAGGTCTAAGTTTTGGATCTGCTTTCAAcccaatagaaaaaaaagaaaaaaactttagatCGGTTTGAACACCTTTTGTTGCGCTCACTTACTAGTAAGTTATAGTCATACATTAGCTGTTATTATCATTGTTTACAAAACAAGCTCGAAATCTCTAACCGTTTGATCCAAACATGTGTTTGTGCAGTCGATTCTGAGTTCACAGAGTTCGAAAGGCTACAACTAATGACTCCATAACAGTCCGCATAATAACTGTTTAGCAACTATGCCAACGTTATTCAATGATAAGGGAGCAAGCGGATTTTGaatttcgtaattttttttgaagctgtttttttttttttttttttcgttgtgTGGCtacgtgtgtgtgtgttttttttctctattgttTGTAAATTTGGATTGTAACTTCAAGCGTTGGTTTATgaaatctttatataataaagtatgtttttcataatttttttgacaagTATCATTCTATTCATATAgagtttattaattttattaagttattaaaaaCTCACTAAAAATCTATTTTGGAGACATATAACAAattatacaatattaaaaatatgtatcGAGAATATGTATCGAGAATATAGTAAAACATTTAGTAATTTTAGTGTATAACAATGTAGTTAATGTAACATTCGCAAACCAAGTTATGTGATTttgagggagtgtcgatcgacaccactaattttcGGTTTGACCGAATTGTCTTAAATCGCCGAtttagttcggtttggtttaagtgaaaCCTTATAACCGGTTTATTTAAGCGGAAAGTCGACCTAGGTCATGGGGTTTAGTGTTGTTTGCCGTTccaaagagaaaacagagaaaaagagaagtttgtttgagtgttcttgagatttcTACCTGTTCTTGGTGTGATTTGCCTCTGTGGGTGGAGATCTGAAGTTGTGGCATCCATTAAAATGTCTACGTGTTAGAGTATCATTATCGGTGGCATCCATTAAAAtgtctttaaaacaaaattttctttttaattgtttaattatattctaATTGATAGATAAGGGAATATGTAATATTCACTTCCGATCTATGTAAAGCTAATACTTGGAGAACACTCTcctatacttgtatatatatcgTACAACCAATAAATACAAAGGTAATTCACATTATTGAGTAACATAGTATCATAGCCATTATTCTAAATAAAAAACaccctaaaaacacaaaagagcCGCCCCTTCTCCAAAGTCTTATTCCCGATCTCTCtcttgttcctcttcttctttctctctcgttcCTCTCTCTTCCATTCACTCATCTGTTTTTCTCCCTCTTCTTTGACATCTTTACAATGGCTCAACCACTCTCCAAGCATTCTCTATCTATCCTCCCATCGTCATCAACACTCCGGGTCTCGCGACAACAACCACCGCAACCGCAACAACTCTAGTTTTTTGAGACTACTCTGGCTACCGCGACAACTCTGGCTACcgtgacaacaacaacaatagggGCCGCAGATGCGGACGTGGCGGTTTGGGTAGGGGATGCAGACGTCAATCATGGCCACAACCGCACTGGCCATTGAACCCACACAATTGGCAGAcatagtaaattttttaatacagTTGAACCACTAATAGAAGGacatgtgttaattttttttctcatcccGTGTCTGTCTTAGAGTAGACccacttttttgtttccttcctAATTTTTcgttgtttattaattttgtttgatttagatATTTATGCAGACCCTCCCGATGGAGATGGTCTTAGGAgcttgcttgctaggattgtgcTTTCGTCAAGTTTTGGTCAGAATTTTCCGTTagaaaggtgagtgcatgaccatgggtgatctaagcctgagattccTTTGTTATCCTATTTTATGGTTGTATGTTGATTggggttaggatgttagtgagAATGGGATCActagtataataatatattaaaaaaataggtcgggtcgtttcaatttggtatcagagcccttaagGTTCTAGGTACGAGTTCactaggtttttgttgttgatgtttatgATTACAaggtttgattgattatgtgagttagtcaattgtgtgtggcatggtgTCTTAAAatatcctcttcgagccttcaatgtgATTCCACAGTAAGTTGTGCtttgtgtatggtttagattgtttgctttgtttattatttagatatttatgCAGACCCTCCCGATGAAGATGATcttaggagcttgctaggagtgtgcTTTCGTCAAGTTTTGGTCATAATCTTCTGTTagaaaggtgagtgcatgaccatggctgatctaagcctgagattcctttgtttcatattttatgGCTGTATGTTGATTGAAgttaggatgttagtgagtatgggatcactagtttaataatatattttaaaaaaggggTCGgattgtttcaatttggtacgagagcccttatggttctaggtaccggttcactaggtttctgttgttgatgtttgaGATTGCAAGCTTTGactgattatgtgagttagtcaattgtgtgtggcatggaagTCCTAAAACATCCTTTTCGAGCTtcaatgtgattccacggtaagttgtgttttgtgtatggtttagattgtttgcttagccttatgtttatggtagtgcagatggttagaggtggtgcTGTTGCAGGACGTGGACATGGTCGTGGACGCAGACTTGGTCGTAGACAAAGGAATAAGAATCCATGGCAGAagttttcttcgtttttgtGCACTAATACCATATCAAGATTAGGTTAGcgataacaaaataaaagtattatTCTCATTAATTAGTAAAAGTatacaatttgtgtttatatacATGCTAAACCGAATCTTAACCGGTTATAACAACCCACTGTTATATCAAACAatctaaaacaatattatatttaaccGCAATCGCATATATAAccacaatattatatttaaccGCGAACGCAACCAGAAGAGATAAATTGGTTGGTGTTAgctgttttctcctttttctaggagaaaataattttaattagtgGATCATTAATTCATTATTGTCACATTCCTCTTGCTTGCAGTTTGGGGATGTTTAACTGCTGGAGTTAGCTGTTGGTGGACATAATGTATTTTTAGTTAGTAGTATATTATTGTCTTAATTTATGCAAAATCCATAAAATACATCCAttgaaaaataaacatattaaatagTAATATGAACATACAGAGTTGAAATTTGTGACCGTCTTG harbors:
- the LOC104760613 gene encoding serine/threonine-protein phosphatase PP1 isozyme 7 isoform X1, whose translation is MDAGTLNSVINRLLEAREKPGKTVQLSETEIKQLCFVSRDIFMRQPNLLELEAPVKICGDIHGQYPDLLRLFEYGGYPPRSNYLFLGDYVDRGKQSLETICLLLAYKIKFPENFFLLRGNHESASINRIYGFYDECKRRFSVKIWRIFTDCFNCLPVAALIDDRILCMHGGLSPELLSLRQIRDLRRPTDIPDRGLLCDLLWSDPDKDVRGWGPNDRGVSYTFGSDTVSGFLKRLDLDLICRAHQVVEDGFEFFANKQLVTIFSAPNYCGEFDNAGAMMSVDDDLTCSFQILKPNDKKSKFSFGSRGGVKTSFPYPKVKDDLNRSKFWICFQPNRKKRKKL
- the LOC104760613 gene encoding serine/threonine-protein phosphatase PP1 isozyme 7 isoform X2; translation: MDAGTLNSVINRLLEAREKPGKTVQLSETEIKQLCFVSRDIFMRQPNLLELEAPVKICGDIHGQYPDLLRLFEYGGYPPRSNYLFLGDYVDRGKQSLETICLLLAYKIKFPENFFLLRGNHESASINRIYGFYDECKRRFSVKIWRIFTDCFNCLPVAALIDDRILCMHGGLSPELLSLRQIRDLRRPTDIPDRGLLCDLLWSDPDKDVRGWGPNDRGVSYTFGSDTVSGFLKRLDLDLICRAHQVVEDGFEFFANKQLVTIFSAPNYCGEFDNAGAMMSVDDDLTCSFQILKPNDKKSKFSFGSRGGVKTSFPYPKVKSILSSQSSKGYN